In the Clostridium cellulovorans 743B genome, GTCCTTACAGACTATGCACCTCACGCTACTTGGCTTCATCCAGGCACAGACGCTTACATAGTCTCAAACAAGGATATGAAAAATGAAATGGTAGAGAGAGGTATAGATAAAAAAATTATTTACCCTTTAGGAATACCAATTGAAAATAATTTTTTAAAAAAATTCGACCGAGTTTCAACTCTAAAAAAATACAATTTAGATCCAAATAGAAAAACAATAACTCTTATGGGGGGAAGTTTAGGTCTTGGCAATATATCTGATATCTATAAAAAATTCATAAAAGAACAAATCGATGTTCAACTAATTGTTATTTGTGGAACAAATAAAAAATTATATAACAAACTTATAGAACTTAAGGAAACTTATACCCATGATTCTTCTAGAATTTTAGGATATACACAAGACGTTAATAAAATCATGCAAGCTAGCGATCTTCTTCTTACAAAGCCTGGTGGATTAACTATCACTGAAGCACTTATATGTGAATTGCCAATGGCGATAATTTCAAAACTCCCAGGGCAAGAAGTAAGAAATATCGAATTTTTAACTAAACATAACCTTGCAATTGATCTTGTTGAAGATAAATACTATATATCAACTATTAAAAAGCTTATAGAATCTGACTCAAAGCTCATCTCAATGAAAAGAAATTGCCAAAATTTTTCAAAGCCTAATAGTGCAGAAGATATTTATAAACTTTTAAAATCACTTTTGGATAATTCAAAAGGCTTAAGTCCAGTTATCTCTTAGGACTTAAGCCTTTTTTATGCAAGAAATTTCTTATTCTATTGGA is a window encoding:
- a CDS encoding MGDG synthase family glycosyltransferase; its protein translation is MNTMILSVAVGGGHGHAANAIKNKILQKEPDSKVEIIDTIKVINPVLDKVIVGSYLQSLKISPSIFEKLYKSTDVDTLEDTGFTYSVLSKFNQIIASRISELIKDWNPDLLIATHPFSANIISCLKLEYNISCPAITVLTDYAPHATWLHPGTDAYIVSNKDMKNEMVERGIDKKIIYPLGIPIENNFLKKFDRVSTLKKYNLDPNRKTITLMGGSLGLGNISDIYKKFIKEQIDVQLIVICGTNKKLYNKLIELKETYTHDSSRILGYTQDVNKIMQASDLLLTKPGGLTITEALICELPMAIISKLPGQEVRNIEFLTKHNLAIDLVEDKYYISTIKKLIESDSKLISMKRNCQNFSKPNSAEDIYKLLKSLLDNSKGLSPVIS